TTTCTATCATTGGAATGTTTGAAAAATACGGAGAGGAAAAAAGGAATTTTGAGAGCAAAAGAATTTCAATGTGAGAGAGTATGAGTGTGTAAAATTCTACAGAATACACAGCCTTTTATAGGCATTTAGGATggtgaaaattttggaaataacCACAAAATCTGCCATTAAGGAGCCAAAAaatcaaattgatttaaaaaattaaatcaaattgatTTGGAATCTGATAATGTCCGTATATAAACAAATTGTCTCTGCTGAGGAAAAATAAAATTGTGTTGGGCAAAAATATTCGTAGGCACATTTGGGCCCGACCGGTCCTAACATTTCATATCGCCTGCGTCGTGTTGGTGCTCCCCAACCCCGTCGGGTTTGAACTTGCACCCCCTACGAGAGAGGCAGGGTTACAAGCAGGGGTGAAACCAGGAAATTTCAAGAGGGGGGGCCGAGATAATGGAAAAtagtaaatttaaaaataaaacttaattaaagaaaaataatttaataaataaaaataaactagaaAGAAATCTTATAATGTATTTGAATTGCACTCTTCGATCCTTGACCTCACTAAAAtcataaattattttgtttatatCAAATTTTTTTGCAATTTCTTTCTCAATGTACACAACCGAAGAACTTTTTAAAAAATCATCTTCCATCTTGCTACGAAGTTGAGTCTTCACAATCTTCATAGCAGAAAAAGTACATTCTGAGGATGCTATTGAAACTGGAAGAATCAATATAAGACGAATCAATCTGTCAACAAATGGGTACATGACTAACTTTTTACTCTCAACTAAGCTTCTGTAAAGTTCAGAAAGTGTTGATATTTTCTCAAATCAGGATGCTTACATACATCAAGTTCATAATGCTTCAACTCATATGCGGGACTTTCTTTCTCTTGTTGAGAAAAATCTTCTGGATTGAACTTGTTTACAAGTATGCAAATTTTATCAATAGCAAATAACTTGAAAAACTCCTTGGGATCTAAAGCTATAGAAAGAGTGAGAAGCTCGACAACATTTTCGTTAAACTTGCtcttcaattcttgcaactgagtatCTATTGTAGCAAAAAATATATCCATTCGATAATGATACTCCACTGTAACATCTTCCTTCTTGTTGCGACTACGACCCACAATGTATTGAGCATTCATATTTGGAAAATCCAACTCCCAAGTTTCACAAAAGGATATCACATTTTTCAAATCTTTCATTCTCAAAACTAAACTCATGGCATTTAATATATCTTGAGAACGGCGTTGCAAAGCTTGACAAAGGTTATCAGTAATCCCTAAAACTTCCTTCATCAtatgcaaaataaaaataaactcaaaagATCTCAATATATTATATGCGTTATGAGCATCTCCTCACTGAGAATAGTTAGAAGAGGTATTTTTTAGATTTTCAAGAACCGTGCTAGTAGCATTGTACATCTTAAGTAAACTAGTAACTGAATTTAAATGAGAACCCCATCGAGTCTCACCAGGACGTTGTAAAGTGCCAATCTGATTCATTCCTATTCCAGTTGCTAACTCATTTATGGATACCAAATGATTATTTCAGCTGCTTAGGCTTTTTGTAATTCATCATGTCCTTTGGTAGAAGCCGAAGCAATATTAACAATATCAGAAAATTCTTTAAAGAATTGATGCACTTCAACCACTTCTTTAGCTACTGCAACCAATGCTAATTGAAGATGATGAGTAAAACAGTAAACATAATAAGTATACCGACAATCATTCAAAATCAAAGCTTGCAAGCCGTTAAATTCCCCACGCATATCGCTTGCTCCATCATAGCCTTGACCTTAGATATTTTGTATGTCAAAACTATGTTgcaaaagaacattaaaaatcacattcttcAAAGTCAATGATGCAATATCTTTGACAT
Above is a genomic segment from Gossypium arboreum isolate Shixiya-1 chromosome 8, ASM2569848v2, whole genome shotgun sequence containing:
- the LOC108468683 gene encoding uncharacterized protein LOC108468683, whose product is MNQIGTLQRPGETRWGSHLNSVTSLLKMYNATSTEVLGITDNLCQALQRRSQDILNAMSLVLRMKDLKNVISFCETWELDFPNMNAQYIVGRSRNKKEDVTVEYHYRMDIFFATIDTQLQELKSKFNENVVELLTLSIALDPKEFFKLFAIDKICILVNKFNPEDFSQQEKESPAYELKHYELDIDSSYIDSSSFNSILRMYFFCYEDCEDSTS